From Fibrobacter sp. UWB16, one genomic window encodes:
- the rpmD gene encoding 50S ribosomal protein L30 has protein sequence MKKVRITLIKGIVRRLPVHRANVAALGLRKIGQTVEHNLTPSIAGMINAVKDMVKVEEI, from the coding sequence ATGAAGAAAGTTCGTATTACTTTGATCAAGGGTATCGTCCGTCGCCTTCCGGTGCACCGCGCTAACGTGGCTGCACTCGGCCTCCGCAAGATCGGACAAACTGTTGAACACAATCTGACTCCGTCCATTGCAGGCATGATCAATGCCGTGAAGGACATGGTCAAGGTCGAGGAGATCTAA
- the rpsQ gene encoding 30S ribosomal protein S17, which translates to MERNLRKVKQGIVSSDKMDKTITVVVENRKRHPMYNKIMTTTSKLKAHDEKNEAQEGDLVEIMETRPLSATKRWRLVRIVEKKK; encoded by the coding sequence ATGGAAAGAAACCTTCGTAAAGTCAAGCAGGGTATCGTCTCCTCCGACAAGATGGACAAGACGATTACGGTTGTGGTCGAAAACCGCAAGCGTCACCCGATGTACAACAAGATCATGACTACGACCAGCAAGCTCAAGGCTCACGATGAAAAGAATGAAGCCCAAGAAGGCGACCTGGTCGAAATCATGGAAACTCGTCCCCTCTCTGCAACGAAGCGCTGGCGCCTCGTCCGCATTGTGGAAAAGAAGAAGTAA
- the rplX gene encoding 50S ribosomal protein L24 encodes MANIKKNDNVKVISGANKGKTGTVISVKDGKVTVSGVNVCKRHEKPSQTNQTGGIVEKELPIDISNVMLLEGNTPVRTRIVREKGKKGVRTSVKTGKAV; translated from the coding sequence ATGGCTAACATCAAGAAGAATGATAACGTCAAGGTGATTTCCGGTGCCAATAAGGGCAAGACCGGCACCGTGATCAGTGTCAAGGATGGCAAGGTGACCGTTTCTGGCGTCAACGTCTGCAAGCGTCACGAAAAGCCGTCTCAGACCAATCAGACTGGTGGCATCGTTGAAAAGGAATTGCCGATCGACATTTCCAACGTGATGCTTCTCGAAGGCAACACTCCCGTTCGTACCCGCATCGTTCGCGAAAAGGGTAAGAAGGGCGTTCGTACCAGTGTCAAAACTGGAAAGGCTGTGTAA
- the rpsC gene encoding 30S ribosomal protein S3 translates to MGHKTHPNGLRLGVIRGWESKWYAEDKFADLLYEDIVLRRYLMKRFEHASLSKVGIERTVKKVNVNLYTARPGIVIGKKGEELERLKGELQFLTGKEIYIAVHEIKRPETDAKLVAENIARQLEKRISFRRAMKRAIQSAMRMGVEGIKVQCGGRLGGAEIARVEKYAEGRVPLHTLRADIDYATAIAKTVYGAIGIKVWIMHGEKIGKDVMNDNKREK, encoded by the coding sequence GAATCCAAGTGGTATGCCGAAGACAAGTTTGCCGATCTTCTCTATGAAGATATCGTGCTCCGTCGCTACTTGATGAAGCGTTTCGAACATGCCTCCCTCTCCAAGGTCGGCATCGAACGTACCGTCAAGAAGGTGAACGTTAACCTCTATACCGCTCGCCCGGGTATCGTTATCGGTAAAAAGGGCGAAGAATTGGAACGTTTGAAGGGCGAACTCCAGTTCCTCACCGGTAAAGAAATCTATATTGCAGTCCACGAAATCAAGCGTCCGGAAACTGATGCCAAGCTCGTGGCTGAAAACATTGCTCGCCAGCTCGAAAAGCGTATTTCTTTCCGCCGTGCCATGAAGCGTGCTATCCAGTCCGCTATGCGCATGGGTGTGGAAGGTATCAAGGTGCAGTGCGGTGGCCGCCTCGGTGGTGCCGAAATTGCCCGCGTTGAAAAGTATGCCGAAGGCCGCGTGCCTCTGCACACTCTTCGTGCTGACATCGACTACGCAACTGCCATCGCTAAGACCGTTTATGGTGCCATCGGTATCAAGGTGTGGATCATGCACGGTGAAAAGATCGGTAAGGACGTCATGAACGACAACAAGAGAGAGAAGTAA
- the rplN gene encoding 50S ribosomal protein L14, producing MIQEETRLVVADNSGAKEVACIRVLGGTNRRYASIGDVIKVAVKDAIPQSKVKKGSVADAVVVRTAKEIARPDGTFIRFSDNAVVLINKDGEPRGTRIFGPVARELRDKKYMKIISLAPEVL from the coding sequence ATGATTCAAGAAGAAACCAGACTCGTCGTGGCCGATAACAGTGGTGCCAAGGAAGTCGCCTGCATCCGTGTTTTGGGTGGCACAAACCGTCGCTATGCTAGCATCGGTGATGTCATCAAGGTAGCCGTTAAGGACGCTATCCCCCAGAGCAAGGTGAAGAAGGGTTCCGTGGCCGACGCCGTCGTCGTCCGCACAGCTAAAGAAATCGCACGTCCGGACGGAACGTTCATTCGTTTCTCCGACAACGCAGTGGTTCTCATCAACAAGGATGGCGAACCGCGTGGAACCCGTATTTTTGGACCGGTGGCTCGTGAGCTCCGCGACAAGAAGTACATGAAGATCATCTCCCTCGCACCTGAGGTTCTGTAA
- the rplP gene encoding 50S ribosomal protein L16, whose translation MLSPKRTLHRKQMKGRMKGVASRGNYIAFGEFGIQALEKCWLTARQIEAARIAMTRKIKRGGRVWIRVFPDKPITRHPAEARMGKGKGAVEFWAAVILPGRILFEMGGVERELAMEALHVAIQKLPLKCKIIEESEI comes from the coding sequence ATGCTGAGTCCGAAAAGAACATTGCATCGTAAGCAAATGAAAGGGCGCATGAAGGGCGTCGCCTCTCGTGGCAACTATATCGCCTTTGGCGAATTCGGTATCCAGGCTCTTGAAAAGTGCTGGCTCACCGCTCGCCAGATCGAAGCTGCTCGTATCGCCATGACTCGTAAGATCAAGCGTGGTGGTCGCGTGTGGATTCGCGTCTTCCCCGATAAGCCGATTACCCGTCACCCTGCAGAAGCCCGTATGGGTAAGGGTAAGGGCGCAGTCGAATTCTGGGCAGCCGTAATCCTCCCGGGTCGCATCCTTTTTGAAATGGGTGGTGTTGAACGTGAACTTGCCATGGAAGCTCTCCATGTCGCAATTCAGAAGCTCCCCCTTAAGTGCAAAATCATCGAAGAATCGGAGATCTAA
- a CDS encoding type Z 30S ribosomal protein S14 has translation MASRRMIEKCKRTPKYTVRGYNRCKRCGRPHAFMRRFGLCRICFREMALAGEIPGITKSSW, from the coding sequence ATGGCAAGCAGAAGAATGATTGAAAAATGCAAGCGTACTCCGAAGTATACCGTTCGTGGGTACAACCGTTGCAAGCGTTGCGGTAGGCCGCACGCCTTTATGCGCCGCTTTGGCCTTTGCCGTATTTGCTTCCGCGAAATGGCACTCGCCGGCGAAATCCCCGGTATCACAAAGTCGTCTTGGTAA
- the rplF gene encoding 50S ribosomal protein L6 — protein MSRIGKAIITIPAGVKVNVNGQNIKVEGPKGKLETNVHELISIKLDGDKLSFTRPNDEKFTRAMHGTTRALVNNMVEGVTKGFQKTLEIVGVGYRVEQKGKDLNLVLGFSHPVIFKAPEGVELKAVDPLKITISGIDKQKVGQAAAEIRKYRKPEPYKGKGIKYAGEIVRRKQGKKTGK, from the coding sequence ATGTCCCGTATCGGTAAAGCTATTATCACTATCCCGGCTGGCGTTAAGGTTAACGTCAACGGTCAGAACATCAAGGTCGAAGGCCCGAAGGGCAAGCTCGAAACGAACGTTCACGAACTCATCTCCATCAAGCTCGATGGCGACAAGCTCTCCTTCACCCGCCCGAATGATGAAAAGTTCACCCGCGCTATGCACGGCACCACTCGCGCTCTCGTCAATAACATGGTTGAAGGCGTGACCAAGGGTTTCCAGAAGACTCTCGAAATCGTTGGCGTTGGCTACCGCGTCGAACAGAAGGGCAAGGACCTCAACTTGGTTCTCGGCTTCTCTCATCCGGTGATCTTCAAGGCTCCGGAAGGCGTTGAACTGAAGGCTGTTGATCCGCTGAAGATTACGATCTCCGGCATCGACAAGCAGAAGGTTGGCCAGGCTGCCGCAGAAATTCGCAAGTACCGTAAGCCTGAACCGTATAAGGGCAAGGGCATCAAGTACGCTGGCGAAATTGTGCGTCGCAAGCAGGGTAAGAAGACAGGTAAATAA
- the rpsE gene encoding 30S ribosomal protein S5: protein MEREAQVSEFEDKVVHINRCAKTVKGGRRMSFSALVVVGNKNGKVGVGLGKAKEVSEAIRKGTEAAQRNIVEVQLLDGTIPHDIEVKSGSTRILLMPAAPGTGVIAGAAARAVLELAGVRNILTKIHGSSNPSTVVSACLEGLLSQKNKQDCAKLRGFEA, encoded by the coding sequence TTGGAACGCGAAGCTCAAGTTTCTGAATTTGAAGACAAGGTTGTACACATCAACCGTTGCGCTAAGACCGTCAAGGGCGGCCGTCGCATGTCCTTCTCCGCTCTCGTTGTCGTTGGCAACAAGAACGGCAAGGTCGGTGTCGGTCTCGGCAAGGCTAAGGAAGTTTCCGAAGCTATCCGTAAGGGTACCGAAGCTGCCCAGAGAAACATCGTGGAAGTCCAGCTCCTCGATGGCACTATCCCGCACGACATCGAAGTGAAGAGCGGTTCTACCCGCATCCTCCTCATGCCGGCTGCTCCGGGTACTGGTGTTATCGCCGGTGCTGCTGCCCGTGCTGTTCTCGAACTCGCCGGTGTACGCAACATCCTCACGAAGATTCACGGTTCCTCCAATCCGAGCACTGTCGTCAGCGCTTGCTTGGAAGGCCTGCTTTCTCAGAAGAACAAACAGGACTGCGCCAAGTTGCGTGGTTTTGAAGCCTAA
- the rplR gene encoding 50S ribosomal protein L18, translating into MTAIAKKRIQSRIARHERVRKSVVGTAECPRLAVRRSLSHMIAQIFDDENNKSVAQVTTASKEFQGKFGEMTKTEQAKQLGLQIAELAKSKGIESVVFDRGGYIYHGRVQALAEGAREGGLKF; encoded by the coding sequence ATGACTGCAATTGCTAAAAAAAGAATCCAGTCCAGAATCGCACGCCACGAACGCGTACGCAAGTCTGTTGTCGGAACTGCAGAATGCCCTCGTTTGGCTGTTCGCCGTTCCTTGTCTCACATGATTGCCCAGATCTTTGATGACGAAAACAACAAGTCTGTCGCTCAGGTCACCACAGCTTCCAAGGAATTCCAGGGTAAGTTTGGTGAAATGACGAAGACCGAACAGGCTAAGCAGCTCGGTCTCCAGATTGCTGAACTCGCCAAGTCCAAGGGCATTGAATCCGTGGTCTTCGACCGCGGCGGTTACATCTATCACGGTCGCGTTCAGGCTCTCGCTGAGGGAGCTCGTGAAGGCGGACTCAAATTCTAG
- the rplE gene encoding 50S ribosomal protein L5, with protein MNQMKQFYLEKVVPALQQKFAYKNVMQIPRLEKIVLNMGVGAASQNRKILDEAADTLTAITGQKAIVTNAKKAVANFHLREGIGIGAKVTLHGDNMWDFLYRFINIDLPRVRDFRGLARRGFDGMGNFTLGIKEQTIFVEIDIDKISRTFGMDISFVTSAKTDDEGRALLEELGLPFRK; from the coding sequence ATGAACCAGATGAAGCAATTCTATCTCGAAAAGGTCGTTCCGGCCTTGCAGCAAAAGTTTGCCTACAAGAACGTGATGCAGATTCCGCGTCTCGAAAAGATCGTGCTCAACATGGGCGTGGGCGCCGCTTCCCAGAACCGCAAGATTCTCGACGAAGCTGCTGACACTCTCACTGCTATCACCGGTCAGAAGGCTATTGTCACTAACGCTAAGAAGGCTGTCGCTAACTTCCACCTCCGTGAAGGTATCGGCATCGGTGCTAAGGTCACACTTCATGGCGACAACATGTGGGACTTCCTCTATCGTTTCATCAACATCGACCTTCCGCGTGTCCGCGACTTCCGTGGTCTCGCACGCCGTGGCTTTGATGGCATGGGTAACTTCACCCTCGGCATCAAGGAACAGACGATCTTTGTTGAAATCGACATTGACAAGATTTCCCGTACCTTCGGTATGGACATCTCTTTCGTCACCTCCGCTAAGACGGACGACGAAGGCCGTGCCCTCCTCGAAGAACTTGGACTCCCCTTCAGGAAGTAA
- the rpmC gene encoding 50S ribosomal protein L29, translated as MKARELKELGVDQLKEKLAQLNLDLFNYRMTAKLGNLEKPSVIQAARKDIARIKTILSEKAKA; from the coding sequence ATGAAAGCACGTGAATTGAAAGAACTGGGCGTTGACCAGCTCAAGGAAAAACTGGCTCAGTTGAATCTCGATTTGTTCAATTACCGCATGACTGCGAAGCTCGGTAATTTGGAAAAACCCTCTGTGATTCAAGCTGCCCGCAAGGACATCGCCAGAATCAAGACCATCCTCAGCGAAAAGGCCAAGGCATAA
- the rpsH gene encoding 30S ribosomal protein S8, which translates to MAMTDTIADMLTRIRNASTAKLPVVDIPASNLKRDIARVLQEKGFIKKFVVVDDGKQGILKVLLRYTKGESAIQGLQRVSTPGLRHYVDVAKLPRVRNGLGYAIISTSKGVMTDHEARELKVGGEVIAKVW; encoded by the coding sequence ATGGCAATGACAGATACTATCGCCGATATGCTCACCCGTATCCGCAATGCCTCTACGGCAAAGCTCCCCGTGGTGGACATTCCTGCCAGCAATCTGAAGCGTGATATTGCACGTGTGTTGCAGGAAAAAGGTTTCATTAAGAAGTTCGTCGTCGTCGATGACGGTAAGCAGGGCATCCTCAAGGTCCTCCTCCGTTACACGAAGGGCGAATCCGCTATCCAGGGCCTCCAGCGCGTTTCTACGCCGGGTCTCCGTCACTATGTTGACGTGGCCAAGCTTCCGCGCGTTCGCAACGGCCTCGGCTATGCTATCATCTCCACATCTAAAGGTGTCATGACTGACCACGAAGCCCGCGAACTCAAGGTGGGTGGCGAAGTCATCGCAAAGGTATGGTAA